In Bacteroidales bacterium, the DNA window AAGGCACTTTTATTTTTTAAGGATTTCTTCATTGATAAAAAATTATTTATCAAGATTAATATTCCGTTCAACTATTTCAATTGTTTTAGTAGTATTGTTTTCTGCATATATAAATGTGCCATTAATAATAAATGCGTCATCAGTAATTTCATTTATAGGAATAAGTTTATATGAAACAATGTATTGCGGGTCAGGAGGAAGGTTCATCCACATGAATTTAACAATCTGGCTGTTTATATTAAAAACAAAAATTGAATTTTTACTTTTTATGCTAACTGCCTTATAGCCAACAGGTATTTGTTCCTCTATTTTAGCAAATTTGCTTAAATTGCCTTTAGTAACCAATAGGTTCACAATAATCTCATTATCAACGGAGAGATATGGTTTTTGTCTTATACAACTAATTTCATCACTAACAATATCTGTTACATCAATATTTTCTTGTTTAGAAATAATTAATTCGTCATCAGAAATATCTAATGGAATAACTGTAATTATATGAGGATAGAGTTGAATTTTATTCATTTTATTGTTTTCAATATAATTAAAACGTGCTTTGAGAACAAAATATCCTTCAACATTTGCAGCAACTTTTACATTAAATGAAATTGAAAATTGTTCTTCAAACGGTAATTTCATCCATTGTATTGAAAGCACCTGATTTTCGAAACGAAAATCACCATTCGCACTTCTTATGGGTATTGGTGTAAATCCTGCCGGAAAATCCATTTGGAAACGTGCAAGATTTTCAAGTTCGCCTTTTTTAATATTGATAAGAACAGTAAATTCACTTCCTGCTTTTACTTCAGACTGTATATTTGATGTAAGCTCAACTTCATTATCTGCCAGTAAATTAAAAACAAAAATATTAAGAATTAACAAAGTTGACAAAGCCTTTCTAAACATCTGATTATCTGATTTATATTATAAAAATGACAAACAAAAATAAATATTTTATGTATATTATGCAAATATACTTAATCTAAGCAATTCTATTAAGTATATTTATATAGATAAAGATATGATGGTAGGAATTTTTGTAATTCTATTCCGTATGGGTGTATGCTTATGTATAAGAAATTACTTTGCAATTTGTTGTAACCATACTTTATAAATAGGATTTATAATTTTATACTTTTTATTTTCTTTATGAATTAAATCTTTTTTTAATAAACTTTTAATTGCTACATTAAGTGTTGAACTGTATGGTAGTTTATATTTTTCTCTTATTTTAGATGAAAATAATTCCGTCATTTCATCTGAAAAAGCAATAGCAATTAATACATTTCGCTGATTAATATTTACTTTTTATAACACGTAAAATTACGTGTTATAAATTTACGAGTTTTAAACTGGATAATTTATTATTATTTATTTTTTAATTCGTTAATTCGTTGTAATTATTAGCCTAAAATGATACTTAAAGCTTTCATTTGATAAATTTACTGCTAATATTTGTTATAGTAATTCCAACTATTTTTTTATCCCTAAGTCGTAAAAAAATACCATCTTCTAAAATATCAGTATCAGTTGCCCTTTGAGGTCGCTCTAAACTTACATATAAAACATCTGCTTTTTCATCAAAATCAAACCATAAATGTTTTGCTCCAATTTTTTTGATATGTGGCAATGCTTCAAATATTTCTTTTACTGCTGCTGTTGTTTCCATACTATTTTCCTTTTTAAAAGTTTTTTAATTTGTGAAGTAAAAAAAGCAGTAATAATAAAACCATCTTTCTGTTTTATTAATTCTTTATAAATTACAAGTATAGCCTTTTTATCAGCTAAAAGTTTCACTGCCCAAAATTCGTCTTTATCTCCTTTAAAAATCCATGTAGGATTAGTAATTGTTTCTAAAATATCAAAATAATATCCTGCTATATCATCATGATTTTCTACTATATGAATCCATCTTTCATCAGTCAGGCGGATTGGAATATTATTAACAGAATATGTAATATTTGTCATTAAAATAATTTTATTAACATTTCTTATATTTGACACTTACTTTGTAATAGTAATATCAATATTTTACAAAGTAAACACATAATTATTTAATCCGCCATTCTCTCCTAACATCTTTAATACCGACTTGCTAACAAGATACTCAATTTATTTTCGGGTCTTGTTCTTTTTGATTTACACGTAATGATTCTATTGAAACTTATATATATCAAATTTATTAAAAAATTGCCACGAATAAAATAAAATTAAAATATTTACAATTATTAATCATATTTAAAACTACTTCCACCAAGAAATTCTCTTAAAATTGATGTAGGGGGAATTTCATCTTCGGGAACAGGTAATATGTATGATAAGAATTTTAACAATCTTTGTGCTTCTGCATATTCAGAATAATTTTCCTGAATTTCACTTAAAATAGGAACAGCATATTTTTTTAATACACCT includes these proteins:
- a CDS encoding DUF2283 domain-containing protein, which codes for METTAAVKEIFEALPHIKKIGAKHLWFDFDEKADVLYVSLERPQRATDTDILEDGIFLRLRDKKIVGITITNISSKFIK